In the genome of Carnobacterium pleistocenium FTR1, one region contains:
- the rapZ gene encoding RNase adapter RapZ, translated as MVDSLQLVILTGMSGAGKTVAMQSFEDIGYFCVDNMPPSLLPKFWELVKESGKLTKIALVIDLRSRAFFDEIVTALESMDNTSLVTTKIVFLDANDEELVSRYKETRRTHPLAMNGRVIVGIKKERELLEEIKGRAQIVIDTSKLTPRQLREKINDDFKTAETETFRIEMVSFGFKYGLPIDADVVMDVRFLPNPHYIDNLRPLTGQDKPVYDYVMKQPETEMFYRKFTDLLEYILPGYKKEGKNNVTIAIGCTGGRHRSVALVERIAQKIKIDGYPVHVTHRDEGKVKESVNRS; from the coding sequence ATGGTAGATAGTCTACAATTAGTCATTCTTACTGGAATGAGTGGAGCGGGTAAAACTGTGGCAATGCAAAGTTTTGAGGATATAGGCTATTTTTGCGTGGATAATATGCCACCAAGTTTATTGCCGAAATTTTGGGAATTAGTTAAAGAATCTGGTAAATTAACAAAAATTGCTTTAGTAATCGATTTGCGTTCGAGAGCTTTTTTTGATGAAATTGTAACGGCCTTAGAATCAATGGATAACACATCTCTTGTTACAACAAAAATCGTCTTTTTAGACGCTAATGATGAAGAATTGGTCTCTCGTTATAAAGAAACCCGTCGAACACATCCTTTAGCAATGAATGGACGAGTTATCGTAGGGATAAAAAAAGAACGAGAATTACTAGAAGAAATAAAAGGACGGGCGCAAATTGTTATTGACACTTCAAAATTAACACCGCGTCAATTAAGAGAAAAAATCAATGATGATTTTAAAACAGCTGAGACCGAGACGTTTAGAATTGAGATGGTTTCATTTGGATTTAAATATGGATTGCCTATTGATGCAGATGTAGTTATGGATGTACGCTTTTTGCCTAATCCTCATTACATTGATAACTTAAGACCCTTAACTGGGCAGGATAAGCCCGTATATGATTACGTGATGAAACAACCAGAAACAGAAATGTTCTACCGTAAGTTCACAGATTTGTTGGAATATATTTTACCGGGTTATAAAAAAGAAGGTAAAAACAACGTTACGATTGCCATTGGTTGTACAGGTGGTAGACACCGTTCTGTAGCTTTGGTTGAACGGATTGCACAAAAAATTAAAATTGATGGCTATCCTGTTCATGTTACTCACCGTGATGAAGGAAAGGTTAAAGAATCGGTGAATCGTTCATGA
- a CDS encoding phospho-sugar mutase: MSWKDTYQLWENFSDLETELKDELKSLKDDSHTLEDAFYAPLEFGTAGMRGVIGAGVNRMNAYTVRQATEGLALFMDSLGEETLKRGVAIAYDSRHKSPEFAMEAAKTLGAHGIPAFVFESLRPTPELSFAVRHLHAFAGIMITASHNPAEYNGYKVYGEDGGQMPPKEADALTAYVRSVENMLEIKVLSKEELESQGLLTIIGEDVDSEYLENIKSVTVNPELVKEMSKEMKLVYTPLHGTGKMIGERALKNAGFESIYLVPEQAEADPDFPTVKSPNPEEPGAFEYAIKLGKEVDADVLVATDPDADRLGIAVKTSEGYYEVLTGNQISSLMLHYLLTAHKEAGTLPGNGVVLKSIVSSELPTQIAESFSVEMVDVLTGFKFIAEKIKQYESDGSKTFLFGFEESYGYLVAPFVRDKDAIQALVLIAEVAAYYKKNGDTLYDGLRRIFYDYGYFKEKTISISMQGITGAEKIKALMVKFREEAPKEFAGIAVNCVEDFSTSKRTLQDGTIEKIDLPKADVLKYKLVDNSWIAIRPSGTEPKIKFYIGACDDSGVEIERKVVLLEESINALVNE; encoded by the coding sequence ATGAGCTGGAAAGATACTTATCAACTTTGGGAAAATTTTAGCGATTTAGAAACTGAATTAAAAGATGAATTGAAATCTTTAAAAGATGATTCGCATACATTAGAAGATGCATTTTATGCTCCACTAGAATTTGGAACTGCAGGTATGCGCGGTGTTATTGGTGCTGGTGTTAACCGGATGAATGCTTATACTGTTAGACAAGCAACAGAAGGACTAGCTCTTTTTATGGACAGTCTTGGAGAAGAGACACTAAAACGCGGAGTTGCTATAGCTTATGATTCAAGGCACAAATCACCAGAATTTGCTATGGAAGCTGCAAAGACGCTTGGAGCACATGGAATTCCTGCTTTTGTCTTTGAAAGTCTTCGCCCAACGCCAGAACTATCTTTTGCCGTTCGTCACTTGCATGCATTTGCAGGTATCATGATTACGGCAAGTCATAATCCGGCAGAATATAATGGGTATAAAGTCTATGGAGAAGATGGCGGACAAATGCCACCTAAAGAAGCAGATGCATTAACAGCATATGTTCGAAGTGTTGAAAACATGCTTGAAATCAAAGTATTATCAAAAGAAGAACTTGAATCTCAAGGGTTGCTTACGATTATTGGCGAAGATGTAGATAGTGAGTACTTAGAGAATATAAAAAGTGTTACCGTTAATCCAGAACTAGTGAAAGAAATGAGCAAAGAGATGAAATTGGTCTACACGCCGCTTCACGGAACTGGAAAAATGATAGGTGAGAGAGCCTTAAAAAATGCTGGTTTTGAATCCATTTATCTTGTACCAGAACAAGCTGAAGCAGATCCTGATTTCCCGACAGTTAAATCACCTAATCCTGAGGAACCAGGTGCATTTGAATACGCGATTAAATTAGGTAAAGAAGTGGATGCCGACGTATTAGTGGCAACAGATCCAGATGCTGACCGTCTAGGAATAGCCGTTAAGACATCTGAAGGTTATTACGAGGTATTGACCGGAAACCAAATTTCAAGTTTGATGTTGCATTATTTGTTGACTGCGCATAAGGAAGCTGGAACATTACCTGGAAATGGTGTTGTACTTAAATCAATCGTATCGAGTGAATTACCTACGCAAATTGCTGAAAGTTTTAGTGTTGAAATGGTAGATGTGTTAACGGGATTTAAATTTATAGCTGAAAAAATCAAACAATATGAATCAGATGGAAGCAAAACCTTTTTATTCGGTTTTGAAGAAAGCTATGGTTACCTTGTTGCACCATTTGTACGTGATAAAGACGCCATTCAAGCTCTTGTGTTGATTGCTGAAGTAGCTGCCTATTATAAAAAAAATGGAGATACCTTATATGACGGATTGAGAAGAATTTTCTATGATTATGGTTACTTTAAAGAAAAAACAATCTCTATCAGCATGCAAGGAATCACCGGAGCTGAAAAAATAAAAGCTTTAATGGTGAAATTCCGTGAAGAAGCTCCGAAAGAATTTGCTGGTATTGCGGTAAATTGTGTAGAAGATTTCTCAACTAGCAAACGTACGCTGCAAGACGGCACGATAGAAAAAATTGACTTGCCTAAAGCAGATGTTTTGAAATACAAATTGGTAGATAATAGTTGGATCGCTATTCGACCTTCTGGAACTGAACCGAAAATAAAATTTTATATTGGCGCATGTGATGACTCAGGTGTCGAAATCGAACGTAAAGTCGTTCTTCTTGAAGAGAGCATTAATGCACTTGTAAATGAATAA
- the trxB gene encoding thioredoxin-disulfide reductase, with translation MEIEEKIYDVVVIGSGPAGMTAALYASRSNLSTLMLERGLPGGQMNNTAEIENYPGFNSILGPELSEKIFEGSKQFGAEYAYADVQEVQQGVAYKTIFAGKKTFKTRAIIIATGAEYRKLGVSGENEYNGRGVSYCAVCDGAFFRNKELVVVGGGDSAVEEGAYLTQFAKKVTIIHRRDELRAQKILQDRAFKNEKIDFIWDSTVESIYGDDNKVTGVKVRNVHTNDVQEFAADGAFIYVGILPNTDKFIDLGITDEEGWIPTNETMESSQPGIFAIGDVRATPLRQVATAVGDGSLAGNAVFHYVEKLKESLEAKVAN, from the coding sequence ATGGAAATAGAAGAAAAAATTTATGATGTAGTCGTTATCGGAAGTGGTCCAGCAGGAATGACAGCTGCTTTATATGCCTCAAGATCAAATTTATCTACGCTTATGTTAGAACGCGGATTACCTGGCGGACAGATGAACAATACGGCAGAAATAGAAAATTATCCCGGATTTAATAGTATTTTAGGACCAGAATTATCAGAAAAAATATTTGAAGGTTCAAAACAATTTGGAGCAGAATATGCTTATGCAGATGTTCAAGAAGTTCAACAAGGAGTAGCATACAAAACGATTTTTGCAGGAAAGAAAACCTTTAAAACTCGTGCAATTATTATAGCAACGGGAGCAGAATATCGTAAATTAGGTGTCAGTGGTGAAAATGAGTACAATGGTCGTGGAGTATCTTATTGCGCTGTCTGTGATGGGGCTTTCTTCCGTAATAAAGAATTGGTTGTTGTTGGTGGAGGAGACTCTGCTGTTGAAGAAGGAGCGTATTTAACTCAATTTGCCAAAAAAGTAACGATTATTCACCGTCGTGACGAGTTAAGAGCTCAAAAAATCCTTCAAGATAGAGCATTTAAAAATGAAAAAATCGATTTTATTTGGGATTCTACTGTAGAAAGTATTTACGGAGATGACAATAAAGTGACAGGTGTCAAAGTTAGAAATGTTCACACAAATGATGTGCAAGAATTTGCTGCTGATGGTGCATTTATTTATGTTGGTATCCTACCAAATACGGATAAGTTCATAGATTTGGGAATCACAGATGAAGAAGGCTGGATTCCAACTAATGAAACAATGGAATCTTCACAACCTGGAATTTTCGCAATAGGTGACGTTCGTGCAACACCATTGCGTCAAGTTGCAACAGCTGTTGGAGATGGTAGCCTAGCAGGCAATGCTGTTTTTCATTATGTTGAAAAATTAAAAGAAAGCTTAGAAGCAAAAGTTGCCAACTAA
- a CDS encoding tetratricopeptide repeat protein: protein MSEIENQKATIIEVIPTSEFYFQRGIIAFQKNEMDRAKKYFSRAVTLSKNEEESIFASCQLAICHQHTGDYDESIEILNELIEKNGDIFAEAYYFQANNYAFKDDLEQSLIFVEQYLILDPEGDFVGEASELQETLKMELNDF, encoded by the coding sequence ATGTCTGAAATAGAAAATCAAAAGGCGACGATTATAGAAGTTATTCCAACAAGTGAATTCTATTTTCAACGGGGAATAATTGCGTTTCAAAAGAATGAAATGGATCGTGCAAAAAAATACTTCTCACGAGCAGTAACATTATCTAAAAATGAAGAAGAAAGTATTTTTGCTTCTTGTCAGTTAGCAATTTGCCATCAACATACTGGTGATTATGATGAATCAATTGAAATTTTAAATGAATTGATTGAAAAAAACGGCGATATTTTTGCGGAGGCTTATTATTTTCAAGCAAATAATTACGCTTTTAAAGATGATTTAGAACAGTCGCTAATATTTGTTGAACAATATCTTATACTTGATCCCGAGGGTGATTTTGTTGGAGAAGCATCTGAACTGCAAGAAACACTTAAGATGGAATTGAATGATTTCTAA
- the galU gene encoding UTP--glucose-1-phosphate uridylyltransferase GalU, with protein sequence MQKVRKAVIPAAGLGTRFLPATKAMAKEMLPIVDKPTIQFIVEEAINSGIEDILIVTGKSKRPIEDHFDSNPELEANLKSKGKMELLELVEETTGLNLFFVRQSYPKGLGDAVLQAKAFVGNEPFVVMLGDDLMEDEVPLTKQLINGYDKTHASNIAVMKVPHEETSKYGIIDVEGQVDETTYNVRRFVEKPNPEDAPSDLAIIGRYLLTPEIFDILENQEPGAGNEIQLTDAIDTLNKTQRVFAHEFKGIRYDVGDKFGFLKTSIQYGLKHPEIKDSLNEYIIELGKKLENE encoded by the coding sequence ATGCAAAAAGTACGCAAAGCAGTTATTCCGGCTGCAGGGTTAGGAACAAGATTTTTACCAGCAACAAAAGCGATGGCTAAAGAAATGTTGCCAATCGTAGACAAACCAACGATTCAATTTATTGTTGAAGAAGCAATCAACTCGGGAATTGAAGATATTCTAATTGTAACTGGAAAAAGCAAAAGGCCTATTGAGGATCACTTTGACTCTAATCCAGAATTAGAAGCGAATCTAAAGTCTAAAGGAAAAATGGAACTGTTAGAATTAGTCGAAGAAACAACAGGTTTAAACTTGTTTTTCGTTCGCCAATCTTATCCAAAAGGTTTAGGAGATGCTGTCTTACAAGCTAAAGCATTTGTTGGAAATGAACCATTTGTTGTGATGCTTGGAGATGACTTGATGGAAGATGAAGTTCCTTTAACAAAACAATTGATCAATGGATACGACAAAACGCATGCATCAAATATTGCAGTGATGAAAGTTCCACATGAAGAGACATCTAAATATGGTATCATCGATGTTGAAGGACAAGTAGATGAAACCACATATAATGTTCGTCGTTTTGTTGAAAAGCCAAATCCTGAAGATGCTCCAAGTGATTTAGCAATCATTGGTCGTTATCTTTTAACTCCTGAAATTTTTGATATTTTAGAAAACCAAGAACCAGGAGCTGGAAATGAAATCCAATTAACAGATGCAATCGATACCTTAAATAAAACGCAACGTGTATTTGCGCATGAGTTTAAAGGAATTCGTTACGATGTTGGAGATAAATTTGGTTTCTTAAAAACAAGTATTCAATATGGCTTGAAACATCCAGAAATTAAAGATTCATTGAATGAATACATTATTGAGTTGGGTAAGAAATTAGAAAACGAATAA
- a CDS encoding NAD(P)H-dependent glycerol-3-phosphate dehydrogenase — MSKKVAVLGAGSWGTALAMVLEENGNAVCLWSHKTKQADEINIKHTNKSYLPSAVLAENIKATSLVEEAIKDADVIVFVIPTKAIREVAKSIVPFITKSTVIVHASKGLEQESHKRISEILEEEIPESKRQAVVVLSGPSHAEEVAVKDLTTITAASKSEEAAKVVQDLFMNDYFRVYTNNDIIGVELGAALKNIIAVGAGALQGLGYGDNAKAALMTRGLAEISRLGVAFGADPMTFLGLSGVGDLIVTCTSVHSRNWRAGYMLGKGNSLKEVLESMGMVVEGIATTKAAYELAKQKEIEMPITAAIYEVLYNGANVEDIIVSLMKRDGKSEA, encoded by the coding sequence ATGTCAAAGAAAGTAGCTGTTTTAGGAGCGGGTTCCTGGGGGACAGCTTTAGCAATGGTGTTAGAAGAAAATGGGAATGCTGTTTGCTTATGGAGCCATAAAACAAAACAAGCAGATGAAATCAACATTAAACATACCAACAAAAGTTATCTGCCTTCTGCCGTTTTAGCTGAAAATATTAAAGCAACTTCTCTTGTTGAAGAAGCAATCAAAGATGCAGATGTTATTGTTTTTGTGATCCCAACGAAAGCCATTCGTGAAGTAGCGAAAAGTATTGTACCTTTTATAACTAAGTCAACGGTTATCGTTCATGCAAGTAAAGGGTTAGAGCAAGAGAGTCATAAACGTATTTCAGAAATATTAGAAGAAGAAATCCCAGAAAGCAAAAGACAAGCTGTGGTAGTTTTATCTGGTCCAAGTCATGCTGAAGAAGTAGCGGTCAAAGATCTAACAACCATCACTGCGGCTTCAAAAAGCGAAGAAGCTGCTAAAGTAGTTCAGGATTTGTTTATGAACGATTATTTTAGAGTATACACAAATAACGATATTATCGGAGTTGAACTAGGGGCTGCTTTGAAAAACATTATCGCAGTAGGTGCTGGAGCATTGCAAGGACTAGGTTATGGAGACAATGCAAAAGCAGCTTTGATGACCAGAGGACTGGCCGAGATAAGTCGTTTAGGGGTAGCGTTTGGAGCAGATCCTATGACTTTTCTAGGATTAAGCGGTGTAGGAGACTTGATCGTGACTTGTACGAGTGTCCACTCTAGAAACTGGAGAGCGGGTTACATGTTAGGTAAAGGTAACAGTTTGAAAGAAGTTCTCGAAAGTATGGGAATGGTTGTAGAAGGAATCGCAACGACTAAAGCTGCATACGAATTAGCCAAACAAAAGGAAATTGAGATGCCAATCACTGCAGCAATCTACGAAGTACTGTACAATGGAGCTAACGTGGAAGATATCATCGTTTCTTTAATGAAACGGGATGGCAAATCTGAAGCATAA
- the lgt gene encoding prolipoprotein diacylglyceryl transferase, with protein MNRFLGTIDPIAISFGPLEIYWYGVIIASAIFVAIFLSTREAEKRGIKGDHIVDMALWALPIAFIGARLYYVLFELGYYIENPGQILAIWNGGIAIYGGLIAGGLTVYWYTKKNGIPIWLMLDILAPNVLLAQAIGRWGNFMNQEAHGGEVTRSFLENLFLPEFIIKQMEIGGVYYHPTFLYESLWSLFGFMLIIVLRNKKQLLRQGEVALSYVLWYSFGRFFIEGLRTDSLWIFNFIRVSQALSLVLFLGTIYLWFNRRRDYPPVPYYTDGMKQEKKKKISKKKQ; from the coding sequence ATGAACAGATTTTTAGGGACTATTGATCCAATAGCTATTTCATTTGGGCCATTAGAGATATATTGGTACGGAGTCATTATAGCTTCAGCCATATTTGTAGCTATTTTTCTAAGTACACGAGAAGCAGAAAAAAGAGGAATCAAAGGGGATCATATCGTAGATATGGCTCTTTGGGCATTACCAATAGCTTTTATTGGAGCACGATTATATTATGTGTTGTTTGAATTAGGTTATTATATTGAAAATCCTGGTCAAATCTTGGCAATTTGGAATGGTGGTATAGCAATCTACGGCGGCTTGATCGCTGGAGGATTAACAGTATATTGGTATACAAAAAAGAATGGTATTCCAATATGGTTAATGCTAGATATCTTGGCGCCTAACGTATTGCTTGCTCAAGCTATTGGCCGTTGGGGAAATTTTATGAACCAAGAAGCACATGGTGGAGAAGTAACTAGATCATTTTTAGAAAACTTGTTTTTGCCTGAATTTATTATCAAACAAATGGAAATTGGTGGCGTTTATTATCACCCTACTTTTCTTTATGAATCACTATGGAGCTTATTTGGTTTTATGTTAATTATAGTGTTGCGCAATAAAAAACAGTTATTGCGACAAGGTGAAGTGGCATTGAGTTATGTACTTTGGTATTCTTTTGGACGTTTCTTTATTGAAGGTCTTAGAACGGATAGCTTATGGATTTTTAATTTTATTCGTGTATCGCAAGCTTTATCTTTAGTCCTATTTTTAGGAACAATTTATCTATGGTTCAATAGAAGAAGAGATTATCCACCTGTTCCGTATTATACAGATGGAATGAAGCAAGAAAAAAAGAAAAAAATTTCAAAAAAAAAGCAATAG
- the hprK gene encoding HPr(Ser) kinase/phosphatase has translation MTKSVTVKKLVDSLNLVVHNGEEFLDREILTEDISRPGLELTGYFNYYPQERIQLFGKTEISFSEQMTSDERLIVMRRMCHVETPAFLVARGLTPPKELVQATTEKEIPLLSSKQSTTRLSSNVTNFLEAQLAERISMHGVLVDIYGMGVMITGDSGVGKSETALELIQRGHRLVADDRVEMYMMDDRKIVGEPPEILSHLLEIRGVGIIDVVNLFGVGSIRLSKIVNLVVNLELWDKEKTYDRLGSGDEKKRILDVDIPKISIPVKTGRNLAVIIESAAMNTRAKNMGYNATETFERNLENLIKKNSLE, from the coding sequence ATGACTAAAAGTGTGACTGTAAAAAAATTAGTGGACTCTCTGAATTTAGTAGTACATAACGGAGAGGAATTTCTTGATCGTGAAATTTTAACTGAGGATATTTCACGTCCAGGCCTAGAACTAACTGGCTATTTTAATTATTATCCCCAGGAGCGTATCCAATTGTTTGGAAAAACGGAAATATCATTCTCTGAACAAATGACTAGTGATGAGCGGCTGATCGTCATGAGAAGAATGTGTCATGTAGAAACTCCAGCTTTTCTTGTTGCAAGAGGGTTGACACCCCCAAAAGAATTGGTACAAGCAACCACTGAAAAAGAAATTCCTTTACTTTCATCTAAACAATCGACTACGCGATTATCGAGTAATGTAACCAATTTTCTAGAAGCACAGCTAGCTGAACGAATATCTATGCATGGCGTATTAGTAGATATATATGGAATGGGTGTTATGATCACTGGAGATAGTGGTGTAGGTAAAAGTGAAACAGCTCTAGAATTAATTCAAAGAGGTCATCGACTAGTAGCAGATGATCGAGTTGAAATGTACATGATGGATGATAGGAAAATTGTGGGAGAACCACCTGAAATTTTAAGCCATTTACTTGAAATTCGTGGAGTTGGTATTATAGATGTTGTGAATTTGTTTGGTGTTGGTTCAATTCGGTTAAGCAAAATAGTTAACCTAGTTGTTAATTTAGAGTTATGGGACAAAGAAAAAACCTATGACAGACTGGGTAGCGGAGATGAAAAAAAACGCATTTTAGATGTCGATATTCCAAAAATCTCAATTCCTGTTAAAACAGGACGAAATTTAGCCGTTATCATTGAGAGTGCTGCTATGAATACCCGAGCAAAAAATATGGGGTATAATGCTACCGAAACCTTTGAACGAAATTTAGAAAATTTGATCAAAAAAAATTCGCTTGAATAG
- a CDS encoding phage holin family protein, which produces MRFLQKIIVNAVLFLALAGFLQNMFYVENIWVSLGASIVLALLNMAVKPVLFILSLPITILTLGLFTIVINAGMLSLTSAIVGSGFAFSSFGATMLIAMLISLVNMLINSQFRKP; this is translated from the coding sequence ATGAGATTTCTGCAAAAAATTATTGTTAACGCAGTGCTCTTTTTAGCCTTAGCTGGTTTTTTGCAAAATATGTTCTATGTGGAAAATATCTGGGTATCATTAGGTGCTAGTATTGTCTTGGCACTATTAAACATGGCTGTAAAACCAGTGTTGTTTATCTTATCATTGCCTATTACTATCTTAACGCTAGGATTATTTACAATAGTTATAAATGCGGGAATGTTAAGTTTGACCTCTGCTATTGTAGGGAGTGGTTTTGCATTTTCATCTTTTGGAGCGACTATGCTTATTGCCATGTTAATATCACTAGTCAATATGCTGATAAATAGCCAGTTCAGAAAACCTTAA
- a CDS encoding PspC domain-containing protein, translating into MKKLTKSRDNKMVSGVLAGIAEYFGFDPTLLRIIYGAATLIGVGTPFILYIVLAILIPEAPRYNDHKNPTMHGFNPSNNDSEKKEPRKKVDEEDWSDF; encoded by the coding sequence ATGAAAAAATTAACAAAATCAAGAGATAATAAGATGGTTAGCGGGGTGCTAGCTGGAATTGCAGAATATTTTGGCTTTGATCCAACTTTACTTCGTATTATTTACGGAGCAGCTACTTTGATTGGAGTGGGAACGCCTTTTATTCTTTATATCGTTCTAGCTATACTGATTCCTGAAGCACCTAGATATAACGATCATAAAAATCCTACTATGCATGGATTTAACCCAAGTAATAATGATTCAGAAAAAAAAGAACCACGAAAAAAAGTTGATGAGGAAGACTGGAGTGACTTTTAA
- the liaX gene encoding daptomycin-sensing surface protein LiaX, producing MKQRERILELVKQGIISTEEALVLLENAAKKEGKEAIKKEQAHTHTEEQKNIPPIPPKGPEDPQFEDLTSTPEFSTSEKNNQAEDFSSEEQKDREQLEKILESLSNEASSYSVKLDEKNLEIATVKSKLRLVQEKLMVLETKEDLEGLNTEKAPEMKQMKNEINELKVQLEDLEEDKVALENQLKTVKRKQWGTQKKQITEKFEIPEDWKETMDETLNQVTGKVVDTGNQFGKFMKNTFSSVMENMDWKDLNVRVPGLASTKFTHEFNYPESSVSILDIKVANGNVLFKNWDSQDIKVAAEIKIYGKLDTATPLEAFEKRSTVEVTEEKMVFHVPNKRIRCDLVFYLPNRVYDHTAINLLNGNVKFEDLEGKDFYVKCTNGNVIFQNLTATMLETDGVNGTVTVENSTVRDLMVKSVNGGIITHGKIKSGNLSTVNGTVKVTLEGEDLTRMAASSVNGSVKVSFPKNYSVEGEAKSNLGTIQNRVENLEVLKEKKDRISQLLEFRRIKDTQLLVLKLETTTGDILLKEAE from the coding sequence ATGAAACAAAGAGAAAGAATACTCGAGTTAGTCAAACAAGGAATTATCTCTACTGAAGAAGCTTTAGTATTATTAGAAAATGCAGCAAAAAAAGAAGGCAAAGAAGCAATTAAGAAAGAACAAGCGCATACTCATACTGAAGAACAAAAAAATATTCCGCCTATTCCACCTAAAGGTCCTGAAGACCCTCAATTTGAAGACTTGACAAGTACTCCTGAATTTTCAACATCTGAAAAAAACAATCAAGCTGAAGACTTTTCTAGTGAAGAACAAAAGGACCGTGAGCAGCTTGAAAAAATATTAGAAAGCCTATCCAATGAAGCTTCCTCTTACTCGGTTAAATTAGATGAAAAAAATCTAGAAATTGCTACAGTCAAAAGCAAACTTAGATTAGTTCAAGAAAAACTAATGGTACTTGAAACGAAGGAAGATTTAGAAGGATTAAATACTGAAAAAGCACCAGAAATGAAGCAAATGAAAAATGAAATCAATGAATTAAAAGTGCAACTTGAAGACTTAGAAGAGGATAAAGTAGCATTGGAAAATCAGTTGAAGACGGTAAAAAGAAAACAATGGGGAACCCAAAAGAAACAAATTACAGAGAAATTTGAGATACCTGAAGATTGGAAAGAAACAATGGATGAAACGTTGAACCAAGTAACGGGTAAAGTAGTCGATACTGGAAACCAATTCGGTAAGTTTATGAAAAACACCTTCTCAAGTGTAATGGAAAATATGGATTGGAAAGATTTAAATGTTCGTGTTCCTGGCTTAGCTTCAACTAAATTCACACATGAATTCAACTATCCTGAAAGTTCTGTATCTATTCTAGATATAAAAGTTGCAAACGGAAACGTATTATTTAAAAATTGGGATAGCCAAGACATCAAAGTAGCAGCTGAAATAAAAATATATGGAAAATTAGATACAGCAACTCCGTTAGAAGCTTTTGAAAAACGAAGTACTGTTGAAGTAACAGAAGAAAAAATGGTATTCCATGTTCCAAATAAACGGATACGTTGTGACTTAGTCTTCTATCTTCCTAATAGAGTGTATGATCATACAGCGATTAATTTGTTGAATGGGAATGTGAAGTTTGAAGATTTAGAAGGAAAAGATTTCTACGTCAAATGTACAAATGGAAATGTAATTTTCCAAAATCTTACGGCAACAATGTTGGAAACTGATGGTGTTAATGGTACTGTTACAGTAGAAAATAGCACTGTGAGAGATTTGATGGTGAAAAGTGTAAATGGTGGAATCATCACACATGGTAAAATTAAGAGCGGGAATTTATCAACGGTTAATGGAACTGTAAAAGTTACTTTAGAAGGCGAAGACTTGACTCGTATGGCAGCTTCTTCTGTCAATGGCAGCGTAAAAGTATCCTTCCCTAAAAACTATAGCGTTGAGGGCGAAGCGAAAAGTAATTTAGGAACTATTCAAAATCGTGTTGAAAATCTTGAGGTATTAAAAGAAAAAAAAGATCGTATAAGTCAACTTCTAGAATTTAGAAGAATAAAGGATACTCAACTATTAGTGTTGAAATTAGAAACAACAACAGGTGATATTCTTTTGAAAGAAGCAGAATAA